In the genome of Mycobacteriales bacterium, the window TCGCCCGGCTGCCCGATCGGGACACCGGCGAGGACGAGGGGCACGCGAGCAGTCTGCCCGGCCACCGGGTCCCTGCGCGGAGCGGCTCCGGCTCCTAGGCTGCGCGCCATGACGGCCACGCTCGAGACCGCCCCCGTCGTCGTGCCGCCGGCCGACGCGCGTCCCACCTGGCGCGAGCGACTTCAGCCGCTGACGAGCAGTCGGGGCGGCTGGCTCGCCACGCTGCTGGTCGCGCTCATCGGCGGGCTGCTGCGCTTCGTCCGCCTCGACATCCCGGGCACCGGCGTCGAGGCCAAGAACGGCGGGACCTTCGGCGCGGGCAAGATCTTCGACGAGATCTACTACGCCTGCGACGCGAAGAACCTGCTCCGCTACGGCGTCGAGCGCAACGCCGCCGACGGCAACTCCGACTGCCTGGTCACCGACGGCGGCAGCTTCATCGTCCACCCGCCGCTCGGCAAGTGGGCGATCGCGATGGGCCAGTGGGCCTTCGGCGAGACCAGCACCTTCGGGTGGCGCTTCTCGGCGGCGTTGTTCGGCACCCTGACGATCGTGGTGCTGGTGCGCGCGGCGCGCCGGATGACCGGGAGCACCCTGCTCGGCTGCCTCGCCGGCCTGCTGCTGGCGCTCGACGGACTGCACTTCGTGCAGAGCCGGGTCGCGATGCTCGACATCTTCCTGTGCTTCTGGGTCACCGCTACTTTCGCCTGCCTCGTCGTCGACCGCGACACGGTCAGGCAGCGGCTCGCCGATGCCGACGACGACGACCTCGACGGGTGGGGGCCACGGGTCGGGCGCCGTCCGTGGCGGCTCGCCGCCGGCATCTGCATCGGTGCGGCCGTCGCGACGAAGTGGAGCGCGCTGTTCTACGTGGTCGTCCTCGTGCTCATGGCCTTCGCGTGGGAGGTCGGCGCCCGGCGTACGGCCGGGGTCGTCGCCCCCGTGCGCGCCACCGTCGTCCGCTCCGTCGCGCCGCTGCTCCTCACCCTGCTCGTCCTGCCCGCCGCGCTCTACGTCCTGTCGTGGGCGGGGTGGTTCCTCACCGACGAGGGCTACGACCGCAACTGGGCGGCCAGCAACCCGGCCAGCGGGCTCGCGACCCTGCTGCCCGACGACCTGCGGTCCTGGTGGCAGTACCACCGCGAGATCTTCGGCTTCCACGACAACCTGTCGTCGCCGCACCCCTACCAGTCGCACCCGATCGGCTGGCTGCTGCTCGCCCGGCCGGTGTCCTACTACTACCCGCAGGGCGTCGGCGCCGGGGAGTACGGCTGCACCGCCGCCTCCTGCGCCCGGGAGGTCCTCGCGATCGGCACGCCGGCGATCTGGTGGGCGACCATCCCGATGCTGGTCGTGTGCCTGTGGCTCTGGGTCTCGCGCCGCGACTGGCGGGCCGCCGCGGTGCTCGTCATGGTCCTCACCGCGATCGTGCCGTGGGTCCGCGACGACCTCGACGGCCGCACGATGTTCCTGTTCTACGCCCTGCCGGCGGTGCCCTTCATGTGCCTCGGCCTGGCGCTGGTCGCCGGCTGGGCGCTCGGCGGTCGCGACGCCACACCACGACGCCGGGCAGCCGCGTCCGCAGGGATCGGGGTCTACGTCGCCGCGGTGCTGCTCAACTTCGTCTTGCTCTACCCGGTCCTCGCCGCGCAGACCCTGGCCTACGACGACTGGCGGCTGCGGATGTGGTTTTCCACCTGGATCTGACGCCGGCCGGGCCCCTCGCGCACAGCCCCGTCATGGGGATGTGGCGATCACGGACGCTCAGGCTCACGGGCATGATCGCCACATCCGGGGCCGGTGGGAGACGACGAGAGCCCCGGGCCGGTCGGCCTCGGGGCTCACGTGCGGACGGGTGGAGCTGAGGGGATTCGAACCCCTGACCCCCTCGATGCGAACGAGGTGCGCTACCGGACTGCGCCACAGCCCCGTCGGTCGTGCGGTGCGAAACGCTACCAGCCGTCAGTCGCCGACCGCGCGCCGCCGCTCGAGGATCGAGTCGAGCTCGTCGTCGTCGTCGAGAGCCCGGCCGATCGGGCCGTCGAGGATGTCCAGACCGG includes:
- a CDS encoding phospholipid carrier-dependent glycosyltransferase, giving the protein MTATLETAPVVVPPADARPTWRERLQPLTSSRGGWLATLLVALIGGLLRFVRLDIPGTGVEAKNGGTFGAGKIFDEIYYACDAKNLLRYGVERNAADGNSDCLVTDGGSFIVHPPLGKWAIAMGQWAFGETSTFGWRFSAALFGTLTIVVLVRAARRMTGSTLLGCLAGLLLALDGLHFVQSRVAMLDIFLCFWVTATFACLVVDRDTVRQRLADADDDDLDGWGPRVGRRPWRLAAGICIGAAVATKWSALFYVVVLVLMAFAWEVGARRTAGVVAPVRATVVRSVAPLLLTLLVLPAALYVLSWAGWFLTDEGYDRNWAASNPASGLATLLPDDLRSWWQYHREIFGFHDNLSSPHPYQSHPIGWLLLARPVSYYYPQGVGAGEYGCTAASCAREVLAIGTPAIWWATIPMLVVCLWLWVSRRDWRAAAVLVMVLTAIVPWVRDDLDGRTMFLFYALPAVPFMCLGLALVAGWALGGRDATPRRRAAASAGIGVYVAAVLLNFVLLYPVLAAQTLAYDDWRLRMWFSTWI